In Sporosarcina sp. PTS2304, a genomic segment contains:
- a CDS encoding M20/M25/M40 family metallo-hydrolase, with product METLTNWGPRVTGTQAEQQTLDYIKETLQDYGYEVARQEFDLPAVKASEFTVGGSSIASAVARNSVTTEEAGVTAELFFAEFGEKTDFTAEASGKIALIARGGGVTFQDKVNHAQEAGAVGVIIYDNAEKEEPLSYSATSEIPAIGITKAQGESLKESLGEAKIIINVVEQRTSSNIIAKKYPENSNMDNEIVYITAHVDSVPGAPGANDNATGTAAALEMARVLKDQPLDKELRIVFVGAEEIGLVGSRYYANSLSEEERTRSIANFNMDMVATAWENATAIYTNTVSGEANLVTESANKVAKIIGTPSELVLFKRGSSDHVAFDEVGIPAANFIRREPGTHNLEPYYHNENDVMQYVSKERLKEMIDLVGGAVYSVVREK from the coding sequence GTGGAAACGCTTACAAATTGGGGTCCTAGAGTGACGGGTACGCAAGCTGAGCAACAGACGCTCGACTATATCAAAGAAACTTTACAGGACTACGGTTATGAAGTGGCACGTCAGGAATTTGATCTTCCAGCAGTGAAAGCATCAGAATTCACAGTTGGCGGCAGTTCTATCGCAAGTGCAGTAGCACGAAATTCAGTTACTACAGAGGAAGCTGGTGTAACAGCAGAGTTATTTTTCGCTGAATTTGGAGAAAAAACTGATTTCACTGCGGAAGCAAGTGGAAAAATCGCATTGATTGCTAGAGGAGGAGGCGTGACGTTTCAAGATAAAGTAAATCATGCACAAGAAGCCGGTGCTGTAGGTGTAATTATTTATGACAATGCAGAAAAGGAAGAGCCACTGAGTTATAGTGCTACATCGGAAATTCCAGCAATAGGTATTACAAAGGCACAAGGCGAATCACTTAAGGAATCTTTAGGTGAGGCGAAAATCATAATTAATGTGGTGGAACAAAGAACTTCATCCAATATTATTGCGAAAAAGTATCCGGAAAATAGCAATATGGATAATGAAATAGTTTATATTACCGCGCATGTCGATAGTGTACCGGGAGCACCAGGTGCAAATGATAATGCTACAGGTACAGCAGCTGCACTCGAAATGGCTAGAGTACTAAAAGATCAACCGTTAGATAAGGAATTGCGAATTGTATTTGTCGGAGCGGAAGAGATTGGATTAGTGGGCTCAAGATACTATGCGAATTCATTGAGTGAAGAAGAAAGAACGCGCAGTATCGCGAACTTCAATATGGATATGGTCGCAACAGCGTGGGAAAATGCAACTGCAATTTACACGAATACAGTAAGTGGTGAGGCTAATTTAGTTACTGAATCTGCAAACAAAGTAGCAAAGATTATCGGTACACCATCCGAACTCGTTCTATTTAAACGTGGGTCATCCGATCATGTCGCTTTTGACGAAGTGGGTATTCCAGCTGCAAACTTCATCAGAAGAGAGCCAGGAACACACAATCTAGAACCTTATTATCATAATGAAAATGATGTGATGCAATATGTGAGTAAAGAGCGACTGAAAGAAATGATCGATTTGGTCGGTGGAGCGGTTTATAGCGTTGTGAGAGAAAAGTAA
- a CDS encoding aminotransferase A: MKHLLNKNVKNIEISGIRKISNMIDKSSDTVNMTFGQPNFPTPDFIKEAAIKAIHDNHTDYTETAGVYELREAACDYVEKLYGLKYDPENEIIVTVGASEALDIVLRTILDEGSEVIMPAPVFVGYEPLIKMCNAKTVYVDTTETNFKMTASMIEEKITENTRCVLLPYPSNPTGTTLSKEEVMEIGELLRGKDIFIISDEIYSELVYESKHFSIGAVPGIKDQTIIINGLSKSHAMTGWRIGFAFAPAYLVDQFYAVHSFNAICAPSISQYAAIEALRQGADHKDVVMMKDDYKKRRDFVYSRIKEMGLDVTKPEGAFYIFPSIKNTGLSSEEFSARMLEEENVAVIPGSAFSSYGEGYLRISYAQSMEELVKGMDGLERFLEKLAEEV, from the coding sequence ATGAAACACTTACTAAATAAAAACGTAAAAAACATCGAAATCTCAGGAATACGCAAGATCTCAAATATGATTGATAAATCGTCTGATACGGTGAATATGACTTTTGGACAACCTAACTTTCCTACACCTGACTTTATAAAAGAAGCAGCGATTAAAGCTATCCATGACAACCATACTGATTACACTGAAACAGCTGGAGTCTATGAACTTCGTGAAGCTGCTTGCGATTATGTAGAGAAACTTTATGGACTAAAATACGATCCTGAAAACGAGATTATCGTCACAGTAGGCGCAAGTGAAGCGTTGGATATTGTATTACGGACGATACTCGATGAAGGTTCGGAAGTTATTATGCCCGCTCCAGTGTTCGTCGGTTACGAGCCTTTAATTAAAATGTGTAACGCAAAAACCGTTTACGTAGACACAACTGAAACTAACTTTAAAATGACTGCTTCTATGATAGAAGAGAAAATTACAGAAAACACTCGTTGTGTTCTACTACCTTACCCAAGCAACCCAACTGGTACAACTTTGTCAAAAGAAGAAGTGATGGAAATTGGTGAACTGCTACGCGGAAAAGACATTTTTATTATTTCTGATGAAATCTATAGTGAATTAGTGTATGAAAGCAAGCACTTTTCAATCGGTGCAGTACCGGGAATCAAAGATCAAACCATTATCATTAACGGTCTGTCAAAATCCCACGCGATGACTGGTTGGAGAATTGGTTTTGCTTTCGCACCCGCTTATCTAGTGGATCAATTTTATGCGGTACATTCATTTAACGCAATTTGCGCCCCTTCCATCAGTCAATATGCTGCGATTGAAGCTTTAAGACAAGGCGCAGATCATAAAGATGTTGTCATGATGAAAGATGATTATAAGAAAAGAAGAGACTTTGTGTACTCACGTATAAAAGAAATGGGTCTTGACGTGACAAAACCTGAGGGGGCTTTTTACATTTTCCCTTCTATTAAAAATACCGGACTAAGTTCTGAGGAATTTTCCGCTCGTATGCTTGAAGAAGAGAATGTGGCGGTCATTCCTGGAAGCGCGTTCTCTTCGTATGGTGAAGGATATTTACGAATTTCTTATGCGCAGTCTATGGAGGAATTGGTGAAGGGTATGGACGGTTTGGAACGGTTTTTGGAGAAGCTAGCGGAAGAAGTTTAA
- a CDS encoding IclR family transcriptional regulator: MQTITRAMKIIDCFISSEPNRFFSITELSKQCDIPVSSIHRILNAMIKHELIQQDKERKLYGLGITWLEYGLKMYDTMDYVSIVRPDLEQLMKNVEASVYLRKPIGSESIIIERIDCTNQTILAHDKLGLRISLHEGQANLTMLAHMESDVIEEILQNFIPENARNDFTTQLNKIKQDGFAIGEDSNDGITTVAAPVLSHYGDIVGAVNVKIKSSTMTKEKKDQVISEVTNTVNKISWKMGYQK, from the coding sequence ATGCAGACAATTACTCGAGCGATGAAAATAATCGATTGTTTTATTTCCAGTGAACCCAATCGTTTTTTTTCGATTACTGAGCTTTCCAAACAATGTGATATTCCTGTTAGTTCCATTCATCGCATACTAAATGCCATGATAAAACATGAATTAATACAGCAGGATAAAGAGCGAAAGTTATACGGTCTCGGCATCACCTGGTTGGAGTACGGTTTGAAGATGTATGACACCATGGATTATGTCAGCATAGTACGACCAGATTTAGAACAGTTAATGAAAAACGTAGAAGCTAGTGTCTATTTACGGAAGCCCATTGGTTCAGAATCTATCATTATTGAACGGATTGACTGCACCAATCAAACAATTCTTGCCCATGACAAACTAGGTTTGCGAATATCGCTACATGAAGGTCAAGCTAATTTAACTATGTTAGCGCATATGGAAAGTGACGTAATAGAAGAAATTCTTCAAAATTTCATTCCAGAAAATGCGAGAAATGATTTTACTACGCAGTTAAATAAAATCAAGCAGGATGGTTTTGCAATTGGCGAAGATAGTAATGATGGCATCACTACAGTCGCGGCGCCAGTCTTAAGTCATTATGGGGATATTGTGGGTGCAGTGAATGTGAAGATTAAAAGTTCTACAATGACTAAAGAAAAGAAAGATCAAGTCATTAGTGAAGTCACCAATACAGTAAACAAAATTTCTTGGAAAATGGGCTATCAAAAGTAG